From Streptomyces sp. NBC_01460, a single genomic window includes:
- a CDS encoding type III PLP-dependent enzyme, which yields MTGTTDLARRFGTPSYVYDLDRVAAARDELFAALPDEIAVYYAAKANPHPEILREMRAGGPRVCHAEISSVGELDAVLRAGFQGTEILYTGPGKTAEELAEAMTRGVRTFSVESPGDLRHVGEAAVRLGITADCLIRVNNATGAAATSIRMTGVPSQFGFDGETLPGLAAELRDVPGTNLAGLHFFPLSNAKDEASLIAEFLHTIATAAALQRELGVTFRIVDLGGGFAAPYAVQGRRPVYGELRDALATSLDEHFPGWRDGAPRIACESGRYLVSDSGTLLTSVVNVKDSRGTRYVVLDAGINTFGGMSGLGRILPVSVEPHESVGTDGVPAHLAGPLCTPGDLLGRQVPLSDPAPGDLLTVPNAGSYGPTASLLMFLGRPAPAEIVVRGEELVSVSRIEHTRTYEHGQAL from the coding sequence GTGACCGGCACCACCGACCTCGCCCGGCGCTTCGGCACCCCCTCGTACGTCTACGACCTGGACCGGGTTGCGGCGGCGCGGGACGAACTGTTCGCCGCGCTGCCCGACGAGATCGCCGTGTACTACGCGGCCAAGGCCAACCCGCACCCCGAGATCCTGCGCGAGATGCGGGCGGGCGGCCCCCGCGTCTGCCACGCGGAGATCAGCTCCGTCGGGGAACTCGACGCCGTCCTGCGGGCCGGCTTCCAGGGCACCGAGATCCTGTACACCGGCCCCGGCAAGACGGCCGAGGAGCTGGCCGAGGCCATGACCCGGGGCGTGCGGACCTTCTCCGTGGAGTCGCCCGGCGATCTGCGGCACGTCGGTGAGGCCGCCGTCCGGCTCGGCATCACCGCCGACTGCCTGATCCGGGTCAACAACGCCACGGGAGCCGCGGCCACCAGCATCCGTATGACCGGGGTGCCCTCGCAGTTCGGGTTCGACGGCGAGACCCTGCCCGGCCTCGCCGCCGAACTGCGGGACGTACCCGGCACCAACCTGGCGGGACTGCACTTCTTCCCGCTGAGCAACGCCAAGGACGAGGCGAGCCTCATCGCCGAGTTCCTGCACACCATCGCCACCGCCGCCGCCCTCCAGCGGGAACTGGGCGTCACCTTCCGCATCGTCGACCTCGGCGGCGGCTTCGCCGCACCGTACGCGGTCCAGGGACGGCGGCCTGTCTACGGCGAACTGCGCGACGCCCTGGCCACGTCGCTCGACGAGCACTTCCCCGGCTGGCGGGACGGCGCCCCGCGCATCGCCTGCGAGTCGGGACGGTACCTGGTCTCCGACAGCGGCACCCTGCTCACCTCCGTCGTCAACGTCAAGGACAGCCGTGGCACCCGCTACGTCGTCCTGGACGCGGGCATCAACACCTTCGGCGGCATGTCCGGTCTCGGCCGCATCCTGCCGGTCTCCGTCGAACCGCACGAGTCCGTCGGCACGGACGGCGTGCCGGCCCACCTCGCCGGACCGCTGTGCACGCCCGGCGACCTGCTCGGACGGCAGGTTCCGCTGTCCGACCCGGCCCCCGGCGACCTGCTGACCGTCCCCAACGCCGGGTCGTACGGGCCCACCGCCAGCCTCCTGATGTTCCTCGGCAGGCCCGCCCCCGCGGAGATCGTCGTCCGCGGCGAGGAACTCGTCTCCGTCTCCCGCATCGAACACACCCGAACCTACGAACACGGACAGGCCCTGTGA
- a CDS encoding methylaspartate mutase produces the protein MTGAGFGGFVRRAHDAGRLVVQPRMGMSSPQRMRAGLLATRDADATTVGTLTLDSYTRVGDLESAQLAVLEGADLNGYPLVSHETATTRRVLDRIHGPGFPVQVRHGSAAPQHIFRALLSVGLDASEGGPVSYCLPYGRVPLRESVAHWTESCELLAALRATGTEPHLETFGGCLLGQLCPPGLLVAVSVLEALFFRRHGIRSISVSYAQQTNRRQDSEAVAALRSLCARFLADTEWHVVVYAYMGLFPETEYGARRLLAQAAELAVESGSERLIVKTVAESRRIPSVAENVAALEYAAVVAARTEPDPLEGVGTETYAEAYALVDGVLNMDDDLGTALLKAFAEGRLDVPYCLHPDNAGLSRSYIAEDGRLRWSDVGKMPLAGVTDARPAHTVTSTELLDSLSFVRRSFDRNAPAQAGDSPGPAPRGA, from the coding sequence GTGACCGGTGCCGGGTTCGGAGGGTTCGTGCGCCGGGCCCACGACGCCGGCCGGCTGGTGGTGCAGCCCCGGATGGGGATGAGCAGCCCGCAGCGCATGCGGGCGGGGCTGCTCGCCACCCGGGACGCCGACGCGACGACCGTCGGGACCCTCACCCTGGACAGCTACACCCGGGTCGGTGACCTGGAGTCCGCTCAGCTCGCCGTCCTCGAGGGAGCCGACCTCAACGGCTATCCGCTGGTGAGTCACGAGACGGCCACCACCCGCCGGGTCCTCGACCGGATCCACGGCCCGGGGTTCCCGGTGCAGGTGCGGCACGGTTCGGCAGCGCCCCAGCACATCTTCCGGGCGCTGTTGTCCGTGGGGCTCGACGCCTCGGAGGGCGGGCCCGTCTCCTACTGCCTCCCCTACGGCAGGGTTCCTCTGCGGGAGTCCGTCGCCCACTGGACGGAATCCTGCGAACTGCTCGCCGCGCTCCGCGCGACCGGCACCGAACCGCACCTGGAGACCTTCGGGGGGTGTCTGCTCGGCCAGCTCTGCCCGCCCGGCCTGCTGGTGGCGGTCAGCGTGCTCGAGGCGCTGTTCTTCCGCCGGCACGGAATCCGGAGCATTTCGGTGAGTTACGCCCAGCAGACGAATCGGCGTCAGGACTCCGAAGCGGTCGCCGCGTTGCGCAGTCTGTGCGCGCGGTTCCTCGCGGACACCGAATGGCACGTGGTCGTCTATGCCTACATGGGATTGTTCCCGGAAACCGAGTACGGCGCCCGTCGACTGCTCGCGCAGGCCGCCGAACTGGCGGTCGAGAGCGGTTCCGAGCGCCTCATCGTGAAAACCGTCGCGGAATCCCGGCGCATCCCGTCGGTGGCCGAGAACGTGGCCGCACTGGAGTACGCCGCCGTGGTCGCCGCGCGCACCGAGCCGGACCCTTTGGAGGGCGTCGGGACAGAGACGTACGCCGAGGCGTACGCGCTGGTCGACGGGGTGCTGAACATGGACGACGACCTCGGCACCGCACTGCTGAAGGCGTTCGCCGAGGGCCGGCTGGACGTGCCCTACTGCCTGCATCCGGACAACGCCGGACTGAGCCGGAGTTACATCGCCGAGGACGGCCGGCTGCGCTGGTCGGACGTGGGAAAGATGCCGCTGGCCGGCGTCACCGACGCCCGTCCGGCCCACACGGTCACCTCGACGGAACTGCTGGATTCCCTGTCCTTCGTCCGGCGTTCGTTCGACCGCAACGCCCCCGCGCAGGCGGGTGATTCGCCCGGCCCGGCCCCTAGGGGTGCCTAA
- a CDS encoding cobalamin B12-binding domain-containing protein → MSNRLTPTPGEQPVLVAGGISDSHTWNLVYLQLLIEEHGHRVVNLGPCVPEDLLMGAALAQDPALIVISSVNGHGYHDGMRTVTRMREHPGLTAVPAVIGGKLGVAGPCGEKESAALRAAGYDAVFDDTSEGVATFRRMLDALPQRALV, encoded by the coding sequence ATGAGCAACCGCCTCACCCCCACCCCCGGCGAGCAGCCCGTGCTCGTGGCGGGCGGCATCTCCGACTCGCACACCTGGAACCTGGTCTACCTCCAGCTCCTCATCGAGGAACACGGCCACCGTGTGGTCAACCTCGGCCCCTGCGTGCCCGAGGACCTGCTGATGGGCGCGGCCCTGGCACAGGACCCCGCGCTCATCGTGATCAGCAGCGTCAACGGGCACGGTTACCACGACGGCATGCGCACGGTCACCCGGATGCGCGAACACCCCGGCCTCACCGCCGTGCCCGCCGTCATCGGCGGCAAGCTCGGGGTCGCCGGACCCTGCGGTGAGAAGGAGTCGGCCGCGCTGCGTGCCGCCGGCTACGACGCGGTGTTCGACGACACCTCCGAAGGCGTCGCCACCTTCCGGCGGATGCTCGACGCGCTGCCCCAGCGGGCCCTGGTGTGA
- a CDS encoding AMP-binding protein, giving the protein MNGRPTTQARTDARVHDLLDEATAEHPDAPAVADGIGRWTYQELTAWSHAVDAWLQAQGVGHGDRVLVQLASTRELVALLYGTARRGAVLVPVNTGMKDFHLEAVVGNAEPSLVIVADPAVSRISALADPVPVLGLEEVWQAVTDLRDKEARGDGAPVHSDDLAVLVYTSGSTAAPKAVVCPHGRMVFATEAINLELGYRPDDVVFCRFPISWDYGLYKVLLTAAGRSELVLADGDSDLVLLRRIRETGATVVPVVPSLATMICALAAREPRQDSTVRMFTNTGAALPKATADGLRAAFPGSEVVIQFGQTECKRVSVLPPDQQDARPESVGRPLPGTRAFAVDVEGNRLPPRQTGEIVVEGPHVMPGYWRAPEQTARAFRPAPDGGLRLHTGDFGHVDEDGFLYYEGRRDDMFKHKGVRMSTTEIEAAAADVPGVRAAAVLPPAPGRDLAVFAEGDIDPHVLLRELSLRLEPAKVPGVSRVVGELPLTAHGKHDRKQLVSLLEGTTP; this is encoded by the coding sequence GTGAACGGTCGACCGACAACACAGGCCCGCACCGATGCCCGGGTGCACGACCTGCTCGACGAGGCCACCGCCGAGCACCCTGACGCGCCGGCGGTCGCCGACGGCATCGGGCGATGGACCTACCAGGAGCTCACCGCCTGGAGCCACGCCGTCGACGCGTGGCTCCAGGCCCAGGGCGTCGGCCACGGTGACCGGGTCCTGGTGCAACTGGCCAGCACCCGCGAGCTGGTGGCGCTGCTGTACGGCACCGCGCGCCGCGGGGCCGTCCTCGTCCCCGTCAACACCGGTATGAAGGACTTTCACCTCGAGGCCGTCGTCGGGAACGCGGAGCCGTCGCTGGTCATCGTCGCCGATCCCGCCGTCTCCCGTATCTCCGCGCTCGCCGATCCGGTCCCCGTCCTCGGTCTGGAAGAGGTGTGGCAGGCGGTCACCGACCTGCGCGACAAGGAGGCCCGGGGCGACGGCGCCCCCGTCCACAGCGACGACCTCGCCGTCCTCGTCTACACCTCCGGCTCCACGGCGGCCCCCAAGGCCGTCGTCTGCCCGCACGGCCGGATGGTCTTCGCGACCGAGGCCATCAACCTCGAACTCGGCTACCGACCCGACGACGTGGTCTTCTGCCGCTTCCCCATCTCGTGGGACTACGGCCTCTACAAGGTGCTGCTCACGGCGGCCGGCCGCAGCGAACTCGTGCTCGCCGACGGCGATTCCGACCTGGTGCTGCTGCGCCGCATCCGGGAGACCGGGGCCACCGTCGTCCCCGTCGTGCCGTCCCTGGCCACCATGATCTGCGCGCTGGCCGCACGCGAACCGCGGCAGGACTCCACCGTCCGCATGTTCACCAACACCGGGGCCGCGCTGCCGAAGGCCACCGCCGACGGGCTCCGCGCGGCCTTCCCCGGATCCGAGGTGGTCATCCAGTTCGGCCAGACCGAGTGCAAGCGCGTCTCCGTCCTGCCGCCCGACCAGCAGGACGCCCGGCCCGAGTCGGTCGGCCGCCCGCTGCCCGGCACCAGGGCCTTCGCCGTGGACGTCGAGGGCAACCGGCTGCCGCCCCGGCAGACCGGGGAGATCGTCGTCGAGGGCCCCCATGTCATGCCCGGCTACTGGCGCGCGCCGGAGCAGACCGCACGCGCCTTCCGCCCCGCTCCCGACGGCGGACTGCGGCTGCACACCGGCGACTTCGGACACGTCGACGAGGACGGGTTCCTCTACTACGAGGGCCGGCGGGACGACATGTTCAAGCACAAGGGCGTTCGTATGAGCACCACCGAGATCGAGGCCGCGGCCGCGGACGTACCCGGTGTCCGCGCCGCCGCGGTCCTGCCGCCCGCCCCCGGCCGCGACCTCGCGGTGTTCGCCGAGGGCGACATCGACCCGCACGTGCTTCTCAGGGAGCTGTCCCTCCGGCTGGAGCCCGCCAAGGTGCCGGGCGTCAGCCGTGTCGTCGGCGAACTGCCGCTGACCGCGCACGGCAAGCACGACCGCAAGCAGCTCGTCAGCCTTCTGGAAGGAACCACGCCGTGA